The following proteins are co-located in the Trichocoleus sp. FACHB-46 genome:
- a CDS encoding photosystem II reaction center protein T, with amino-acid sequence MEAVAYILILTLAIGVLFFAIAFREPPRIGK; translated from the coding sequence ATGGAAGCCGTTGCTTACATTTTGATTTTGACTTTGGCGATCGGAGTGTTGTTCTTTGCGATCGCCTTCCGCGAGCCACCCCGGATCGGTAAATAG